TTTGTTGCCCCACAAATGCCTGTTGTGCTGAGTTTAAGTAACAATGGGTTAGAAACTGTTGACTTACAAAGGGGTTGTTGTGAATTTTCAGTCGGTAATAGAGATATTGCACAAGTTTTGGAGCGAGTCTCTTTCAGAAAGACCTGGCGGTCAACGCGGATGTCTGATTGCCCAGCCTTACGACATTGAAAAGGGAGCTGGCACTAAGAATCCCCATACTTTTCTAAGAGCGCTGGGGCCTGAACCTTGGGCAGTCGCTTACGTTGAACCTTGTCGTCGTCCCACAGATGGACGCTATGGTGAAAATCCTAATCGTTTTCAACATTATTATCAGTATCAAGTGTTGATAAAACCTTCCCCAGATAATATTCAGGAAATTTATTTAGACTCCTTGAGAGCTTTGGGAATTCGTCCAGAAGACCACGATGTGCGATTTGTAGAAGATAATTGGGAAGACGCAACAGTAGGAGCTTGGGGTACTGGTTGGGAAGTGTGGTTAGATGGGATGGAAATTACTCAATTTACTTATTTCCAACAGTGTGGAGGTATTGATTGCCACCCTGTCTCAATAGAGATTACATATGGATTGGAGCGTTTGGCAATGTATCTCCAGGGAGTGGAGGCAATGACTAAAATTCAGTGGACGGACAACATAACGTATGGTGATGTTCACCTCCAAGGAGAGATTGAGCAATGTGTTTATAACTTTGAAGCCTCCAATCCTGAGATGCTGCTCACACTATTTAATATGTATGAACAAGAGGCTCTACAATTGACAGAGCGAGGACTGGTTCTACCTACTCTGGACTACGTGTTAAAGTGTTCGCACACTTTCAATTTGCTTGATGCGAGAGGGGTAATTTCAGTTACAGAAAGAACTCGTTACATTGCCAGGATTCGGCATTTAGCACGCAAAGTAGCACAGTTATATGTCGAACAAAGAGAAAAGTTAGGTTTTCCATTGCTGAAAAAAGCAGATGTTTGAGTATTATTT
This window of the Chlorogloeopsis sp. ULAP01 genome carries:
- the glyQ gene encoding glycine--tRNA ligase subunit alpha codes for the protein MNFQSVIEILHKFWSESLSERPGGQRGCLIAQPYDIEKGAGTKNPHTFLRALGPEPWAVAYVEPCRRPTDGRYGENPNRFQHYYQYQVLIKPSPDNIQEIYLDSLRALGIRPEDHDVRFVEDNWEDATVGAWGTGWEVWLDGMEITQFTYFQQCGGIDCHPVSIEITYGLERLAMYLQGVEAMTKIQWTDNITYGDVHLQGEIEQCVYNFEASNPEMLLTLFNMYEQEALQLTERGLVLPTLDYVLKCSHTFNLLDARGVISVTERTRYIARIRHLARKVAQLYVEQREKLGFPLLKKADV